Genomic segment of Polycladomyces abyssicola:
GCCGCGTCGCGAATTCATCCAGGAATACGCCAAACAGGTACGCAATCTGGATGTATGATGCGGCGTGAATCGGAGGGAATAGAGATATGCCTGAGGGAACCGAGCGCATACAAGAAGTGAATATCAGCCAGGAGATGCGCAACTCGTTTTTGGACTACGCGATGAGCGTCATCGTCAGCCGGGCCCTGCCGGACGTCCGGGATGGATTGAAACCGGTGCACCGCCGGATTCTCTACACCATGTTTGACTTGGGGATGACCCCGGACAAACCGTACAAAAAATCGTCCCGCGTCGTCGGGAACGTGACCGCTCAGTTCCACCCGCACGGCGATGCGGCCGTGTACGACGCGATGGTTCGGATGGCACAGGATTTCTCCTACCGCTACATGCTGGTGGACGGTCACGGCAACTTCGGTTCCGTTGACGGGGACGCACCCGCTGCGATGCGGTACACCGAAGCCCGGATGGCGCCGATCACCTTGGAGCTGCTGCGGGACATCCACAAAGACACGATCGACTTCGGTCCCAACTATGACGGTCAACAAGAAGAACCGCTGGTGTTGCCTGCCCGTTTCCCCAACCTGCTGGTCAACGGGGCATCGGGCATCGCCGTCGGGATGGCCACCAACATCCCCCCGCACAACCTGCGGGAAGCGATTGACGGCTTGATCCTGATGATCGACAACCCCGATGTGACGATCGATGAATTGATGAAAAAGATCAAAGGACCGGATTTCCCCACCGGCGGCATCATCATGGGCAAGGACGGCATCAAGAAGGCTTACCGGACCGGCCGGGGCAGCATCCAGATCCGGGCCAAAACGAGGATCGAGGAAGCCAACAACGGCAAGATGCGCATCGTGGTCGAAGAGTTGCCGTATCAGGTGAACAAGGCAAAATTGGTGGAGAAAATCGCCGAACTGGTGCGGGACAAAAAGATCGAAGGCATCACCGACCTGCGCGATGAATCAGACCGCAACGGTATGCGTGTCGTCATCGAATTGCGCCGGGATGTCAATCCGCAAATCATCTTAAACAACTTGTTCAAACACACCGCCCTGCAAACCAGCTTCGGCGTGATCATGTTGGCCTTGGTGGACGGTCAGCCGCGGATTCTCAATCTGAAGCAACTGCTCCATCACTATCTGGAGCATCAGATTGAGGTGATCCGCCGCCGTACGGCGTACGATCTGCGCAAAGCGGAAGAGCGAGCCCACATCCTCGAAGGGCTGCGCATCGCGTTGGATCACATCGACGAAGTGATCGCTTTGATTCGCGGCTCACGCACCGCGCAGGAAGCACGCGACGGGCTGATGGAACGGTTCGGCTTGTCTGAGAAGCAGGCACAGGCGATCCTGGACATGCGCCTGCAACGATTGACCGGCTTGGAGCGGGAGAAAATCGAAGATGAGTATCAGGAACTGCAAAAATTGATCGCCCACTTGCGCGACATCTTGTCCAGCGAAGACAAAATTCGCGGGGTGGTACGCGAGGAACTGTTGGAAATCCGCGAGAAATTCGGGGATGATCGGCGGACGCGGATTCGCGCCAAAGCGGACGAAATCGATGAGGAAGACCTGATTCCGGAAGAAGAGGTGGCGATCCTGCTCACCCATCGCGGGTACATCAAACGGATGCCGCTGTCCACCTACCGTGCGCAAAAGCGTGGCGGTCGCGGCATCACTGGCATGGGCACGCGGGAGGATGACTTTGTCCAGCACCTGTTCGTCACTCATTCGCATAACCACCTCTTGTTCTTCTCCAACAAGGGGAAAGTCTATCGGCTCAAAGCGTATGAAGTGCCGGAGTTGGGGCGGACGGCCCGGGGAACGCCAATCATCAACCTGATCCAGATCGATCAGGATGAATACATCCATGCGGTCATCCCGGTCAAGGAGTTCGCCCAAGACAAATTCCTGTTCTTCGCCACCCGGCACGGTGTCGTGAAAAAGACGGCATTGCAGGAGTTTGAGAACATCCGGCGTAACGGCTTGTTCGCCATTAACTTACGTGAAGGTGACGAGCTGGTCGGCGTCCACCTGACCGACGGCAACCAGGAAGTCTTGCTGGGAACCAAGTATGGCATGTCCATCCGCTTCCCGGAACAGGAAGTCAGGGAAATGGGCCGGGCGGCCACAGGAGTGAAAGGGATCACCCTCGCCGAGGGGGATGAAGTGATTGATATGGACGTCGCCACGGATGGTTTGGATGTGATGATCGTCACTTCCAAAGGGTATGGCAAGCGGACCCCGCTGGAAGAATATCGCGTACAATCCCGTGGCGGCAAGGGGATCAAGACACTCAGTCTGAACAAACGGAAGGGATTCGTCGTCGCACACAAAGTGGTATCGCCGGAAGAGGATCTCATGATCGTCACCACCGGCGGCGTCGTGAACCGGCAGAAAATCGCGGGTATCTCCACGCAGGGACGCTATGCTCAGGGCGTCAAGCTGATTCACCTGAAAGAGGGAGAGGAAGTAGCCACCGTTGCACCGGTTCACAAGGAAGAGGAAAACGGAGAAGAGACGAGTGAATAGTCACGCTTGGGGCCTCCCATCAAAGGGAGGCCCCAAGCGCTAACAAAGTGGTTGAGGGCGTGTCTGGCC
This window contains:
- the gyrA gene encoding DNA gyrase subunit A, with amino-acid sequence MPEGTERIQEVNISQEMRNSFLDYAMSVIVSRALPDVRDGLKPVHRRILYTMFDLGMTPDKPYKKSSRVVGNVTAQFHPHGDAAVYDAMVRMAQDFSYRYMLVDGHGNFGSVDGDAPAAMRYTEARMAPITLELLRDIHKDTIDFGPNYDGQQEEPLVLPARFPNLLVNGASGIAVGMATNIPPHNLREAIDGLILMIDNPDVTIDELMKKIKGPDFPTGGIIMGKDGIKKAYRTGRGSIQIRAKTRIEEANNGKMRIVVEELPYQVNKAKLVEKIAELVRDKKIEGITDLRDESDRNGMRVVIELRRDVNPQIILNNLFKHTALQTSFGVIMLALVDGQPRILNLKQLLHHYLEHQIEVIRRRTAYDLRKAEERAHILEGLRIALDHIDEVIALIRGSRTAQEARDGLMERFGLSEKQAQAILDMRLQRLTGLEREKIEDEYQELQKLIAHLRDILSSEDKIRGVVREELLEIREKFGDDRRTRIRAKADEIDEEDLIPEEEVAILLTHRGYIKRMPLSTYRAQKRGGRGITGMGTREDDFVQHLFVTHSHNHLLFFSNKGKVYRLKAYEVPELGRTARGTPIINLIQIDQDEYIHAVIPVKEFAQDKFLFFATRHGVVKKTALQEFENIRRNGLFAINLREGDELVGVHLTDGNQEVLLGTKYGMSIRFPEQEVREMGRAATGVKGITLAEGDEVIDMDVATDGLDVMIVTSKGYGKRTPLEEYRVQSRGGKGIKTLSLNKRKGFVVAHKVVSPEEDLMIVTTGGVVNRQKIAGISTQGRYAQGVKLIHLKEGEEVATVAPVHKEEENGEETSE